TGCTTGAAATTTCATCAAATCTATCATCTCATCATCTGAATTTACTTTTACAACTTCATTATAAGCTGTTCCCAAATTATTAGCTATTGCATCTTGTACTTCAAACCCATAGTTTGCCTCTTCTTTATCAGTAGAAACTCCTACTTTTAAGTTCCTATAAAACTCTACAAAAGAAGTAGAGTTTACATCATTTGGATTTTGAGCTCCACCTTTAAATGATAAGTTATCTTTCCACTGAAGAGTTGCTAAGTAATCCAAATTTTGTTGATTCAAATCATTTACTGCATTTTTATCAAATTTTAATGTCTTAACACTAGAACCACTAAACAGATTCATATTTACAATATCTCCACCATTTGGTGGAAATGGTGCTGTATTATGTGCTTCTGATCCATCTCTTCCATAAACATAATTATTTTCACCAACTCTTATGTATGAGCTATTTACATCTGCTAAAGTTTGAGCAAATTGATTCAACTGGTCTAAATATTTTTGAAACTTATTATTTGGATTTGATGTAGATAAATTCTCAACTTGAGCTCTCATAGATCCACTTTTCAGATTTAAATCTTGATCTAAAATAGTTAAAACTGTATCAGTTTGTCCAATTTTACTCTCTTTATCATTTTTATATATAGTTTCTCTTCCATCTACATTTACTCCAGTTTTTCTTTCAATACTAAATCTTCCAATGAACTCGTTATCAACTCCTGGTAAATTTGACTCAATTTTTAAATAGTTATCACTATTTGGATACATAGGAATTTTGTTACCACTTGCATCAAGAGTATATTCTCCATTGTGAGCAGTAACTAGTTTACTCATATTTGGATCACTATTTATTTTAACCATAAATGCTCTTGTTAAATTATCATTATCAACAGTCATAGTTGTATCAGGAGTATTTGGATCACCATCCCAATTTCCAGTTATAGTCTCACCAATCTTAACACTTACAGAAAATTCATTATTTAACTTATAAGTTATAGTATCATCAACATCATAAAGTGCTTTTGCTGTAAAATCTGAATTATATTTTAAAGAATCAAAAACTGTACTAGAACCGTCAGCATTTTGTCTAATATGATTAAACTTATCAATTTGAGGAGTTAATCTATCTTCTATTTCTATCTCTTTATGGAAAATATTATTTGAAACAGCAACAACTCCACCGATTTTTATCTCATAAAAACCAGCATCTCTATTTATATCAACATCAACAAATTTTGATAGTTCAAGTTCTAACAAATCTCTTTTATCTAGTAAATCATTTACAGATGGGTCATATTTTTCAATTTTTACATTTACATCTGCAATCTCTTTTAAAATCTGATTTACTTTTTTAACATCAGTTTTTAACTCAACTTTTTCTATTTGTGCTTGTTTTTCTATACTTGAATATAAGTTTTGTAAACTCTCAACAATTACAGCACCTTGAGTTTTCATATAACTTCTATTTACTTCAGAACTAGGATTTGTTCTTAGACTTTCTACAGATTGAAAATATCTATTTAAATCAACTGAAAAACCACTACTATCAGTTTCTGCAAAAATTTTTTCAATACCACCTAACATATTTGAAGATTTATCTAAATAATTAGCTTTTGTACTCTCTTGCATAAACTTGTCATACATATATTGAGATGTAACTCTTGATATTCCACCAAAATTAACACCTTGTCCTGTTATATGTACACCATTTAATCTAATTTCGCTTAAATCCGCTACTCTTTTTTTATATCCAGGAGTATTTCTATTTGCTTGATTGTTACTAACATTCTCAATAGCATACTTTGATGTGTTAAGCCCTGTTTGAGAAACACTCAATGTAGAAAACATATTTACTCCTTTTATAATATGTAAAATTATTGCATTACATTTCTTAATTTTAGTTTAAAATGGCCATATTGCTCTTAAGATTTTTGTTCCCCATGGAACTTGCAGTAAATCAGCTTCTGCTCCATCTTTTTTATAAAGCATTTTTAAATTTGCAATTTGTGAAGAGTTTATTGAATTATCAGATGTTATATCGTATGGTCTTATAACACCTGTAATTACAATCTCTTGCTTTTGACCATCAATTATTACCTCTTTATTTCCTTTTATGAAATAGTTACCATTTTGATAAGTTTCATCTATAATAGCTGATATTTTAGTATCAAAATTCTCATTTACTTGAGTTTTTACTTTTCCTTTATCACTATCGCTACTTTCTGTATTAAAATTTACTCCAAATACAGAATTTGCTTTATCTGTTACTCTTCCAACTGTACTATTTAGTGGATTTCCTCCCATAGAAGCAAACATTCCTCCACCAAATTCATTCTTTCTATCACTTGTTAATTCTCTTTTGTTGTCACTTTTTTGAGTAATTCCTTCACTTATTACAACTTGAATAATATCTCCAACTTGTAAATCTTTTTTATCAGCAAAAAGAGATGTTCCTTGAACAGAATACAAAGAACCTTTATTTTTTCTAACAACAGGAGGTTCTTTTGTTACTTGTTGTGGTGGTTTTGTAAAATCGATTTTTGGTTCAGTTAATGCTCCACAAGATGTAAATAACAAAGAGATTATAAATAAAAATAAAATATTTTTCATCCTAATTTACCTTTTAAAATATGTTCCAAATCAACAACTACTACAATCTCTTTGAAACTTTTTTTTATAAGTGCCATAGCTCCATATCTAATATTTATAGCATCTATATTTGTATTTGGATTTAAAATATAAACAACTTTATTCTTAACAATTTTTATATGATTTATATTATTTTGTCCAATTAAATCAACAACTTTCTCAACTTCAATCAAAATAATTCTCTGAGCATCTAATTTCTCTTTTTCTTTTTTTTCCTGCTCAATTTGAATAGCTATTTTTTCATCTTCCCTTGCTTTTTCAAGCTCAATTGATAAAAGGTTTTCCTCTTTTATTAAAAGAGAAATATATACTATTCCGAAAAAAAGTCCAGCTATAATAATTAATTTTAAAATCTTTGAGCTGCTACTCTTTTTTCTAACTTTTACTATCATTTTCTCTTATTTTATTACAAAAGTTGTAAAAAGAATATTACTAACAACGTTAGAATTACTCTTTGTAACAAAATTAATTACATTATTTATTTCTGATATTAACTCATCTTTTAATAGATTCTTTCCACCAACAGTTAGTAACTCTTCTGAGCTTCTTGAACTTATTTGAGTAATAACAACATCTGTAATTTCTGCTAAATAATCTTGAACTATTGTTGCAATAAGAGGGTCACTACTTCTTATAGAAAAAGATAATTTCATAATCTTCTCTCTACCCTTTGAATCTGTTAGATTTAAAACTAATTCATTTACATCTGCTTTAAACTTTGCTTCACTACCAGATGCTGAACTAGAAGAGGCTTTAGCAACCTCTTCTGTATTGTTATTTGAACCTTGATTACTATTTGAAATTTTACTCAATAAAAAATATGTCCCACCTGCAACTGCCATAATTAAAACAATTACAAGAACCAATAAAACTATTAGTAAGCCTTTTCCATCTGATGTTTTTTTTACAACTTCGTTTTCATCTGCCATTTTTAGTCCCTCTTTTGCTTATCTTTATTGTATCTTTCTAATTTTTGAATCAATCTTGATGAATTTTCAAGACTCATTGTTTTCATAATATTTGATACATTTGCTTCCTTTAATCTTACGATTATATCAAAAACATCATCAATTTTACCTTCTAGTATCATTTGATCGAAAATCTCCGCAGCAACTTTTGCTTTCATAAGCTCAAAAACTCTTATTGATTTTTTAACAACCTCAGACCTTATCTCTTTTAATATCTCATCATTTTTTTCATATAATCTTTTAATTTCTGCTTTTTCTTGCTCTATTTTTGTTAAGACATCTTCAAGCTCTTTTTTTTGTCTTTGATACTCTTTCTCTTTTTCATTATAAAAATTATTTAACTCATTTTTTAACTCTAAAACTTCCATTTTCTGTTTAGTTAATGAGCTACTTGTTTCAACAGCCGCATTTAGAGATAATGAAAAAACTATTACTATTAAAACTTTATTTATCAACTTTTTCCTTTAATATATTTACTTTGAATAAACTCTTCACTCTCTAGAATTTCAAAATGCAAAGCATCTTTTCTTTTTTGTTCTCTCTCTTCATCCAAAATATATTTATATTGTTCACTCTCTTTTTGCAACTCTATAATCTCTACAAATATATCATCTATTTTTTTTAATAGTTGATTCTTTTTACTTAATAATTTTTTTACCTCAAATCTTAAACTATCTTTGTGCATAGCTAAAATCATAAAATCTGAAATTGAACCCAACTTTTCAACAGTTGCTGTGTTTATTCTATGATTTAAATCTCCAACTTCTTCATCTAGCTTATAAACTTCTTGCTCTAAACTTGATTTTTCTATTAGTTTTTGTTCGGTTTGTGTTTTTTTAAGATTATATAATTTTTGTATCATCTACTTACCAAATATTAAAATCATATTCCATAACTCAATTGTAAATGTTTCAATATGTTCACCAACCCAAGGAAGTGTAAATAAAATAAATGCTGATACAAAAATCATTTTTGGTACAAACGAAAGTGCTGCATCATTTACTTGTGTAACAGCAGAAAATATTGATATTATAAGTCCAATAATCATACTAATCATCAATGATGGCATACCAACTAGCAAAATTATTTTAACTGTATTTTGAGCAATTGCCAATAAGTCCATATTACTCTTTTATTTTTATTGTAATTTCTAAAGTTTTATTATTTAACAATTTTGATATTAAACTAGCTATATCATTTATATTTGAACTTCCTATATCAATATTGTTATTTGAAATTTCCATTTTTTGGGATTCTTTTATATTTTGTGTATCAGTTTGTGCAACATTTGATATACCTGAACCGCTTAAAGCTTCAATTAAATCTTGCTCATTTAAACTATCTAATTCAAAAAAATCATCACTCATATCTTCTCCTTTTTTGCTTACATCTTCTGATTTTTTATTTTGTAGGTCTAGGTCTGCAAAACTAAAATCTTCTAAATTTAAATCATTTAGTTCATCTATTTCAATATTTTCATATTCTGGTGTTTTTTCTTCTTCATTTTTTTCTTCAATATTTTCAATTATATCTATATTTTTATCTATTTGTTTAATATCTTCATCTTTTTTATTTTCTATATTTTGAAAAACTTCATTAAATTGGAAGTTTTCAATGTTTTCTAATTCATCTTTTTTCAGTTCATCTTCATTCTTCTCTTCTTTATCTTTTTCTTGCAAAACTATGTTTATGGATTTAGTACTATTTTCGTCCATATCAAAAATTGTACTATTTGGAAAAATCTCATCTAAAAAATTTGTATCTTCAAAAGTCTCACCAACAAACTCATAATCATCTTCATCGACTATACTATTATTTAAAATATCTTGTAGTAAATCTTCATCACTCTTTAAATCTTGATTAAATGTTGAATCATCATCATAATCAAAAGAGACATTGTTTAAACCAAAATTTTCATCAAAATCTTCCATACTAATATAATTTGTATCTAATTTTTCTTTATCTGAACTCTCAAGTTCAATCAAATTATCAAGTTCATTTATATTGATTCCAACTGGTTCTTCTAAAATTGAGCTAGTCAAATTCTGACTATTTTCTTGTTCTTTACTTTCTAAAAGATTTGCTAATTCATTATCTAAAAGTAAATCTTCATTTTTTATCTCTTCACTTTTATCTTTTTCTTTGAAAGCAATTCTTTCATATTTTCTAATTATATAATTTGGTATCTCTTCTAATGAATCTATTGATAAATCATTAACACCATACTGAAGTAAAAAATCCTCTTCTATTCCATCTTTTTGTTTTAAAAACTTAAATCTGCTTTTTTTTATTATTTTATCTTCATCAATTAAATAAATATCGTCTGGGTTTTTAGCTATATTATCTTTTAAGGTATCAATATTTGATATATCTTCAATTTTTACATCTTCTAAAATTGTCTCTATTTTAGAATTTAATAAAATTTTGTGTACTTCATTTTTAAAGTTTTGATTTCCGTAGATGAAAATATTCAATATCTTTTGCCCTATTATAGTTTGAAATTTTGCTTTGATTATACCTTTTTTTATTAAAATTTCGATAAAATAAAAACTAAAAATTTATGAAGGATTTTTTTGAAAATTTTTATTATCATCTCTTTACTTATTTGCTCTTTGTTTTCTCAAACTATAAAAGATATTTCAAATGTTATTGGAATAAGAGACAATCAACTTATTGGTTATGGTCTTATTGTTGGATTACCAGGAACTGGTGATAAATCTAAGTTTACTATGCAAAGTTTGCAAAACTTACTTACAAACTCATATATAAAAATTCCAGCTGGTTCTATTAATTCAAAAAATATTGCTGCTGTTATGGTAACTGCTGATTTACCAGCATTTTCAAGACAAGGTGATAAAATTAAAGTTACAGTTTCTACTATTGGTGATGCAAAATCAATAGACTTTGGTGAACTTTTAATGACTCAATTAAAAGGTGTTGATGGAAATGTTTATGCTGTTGCTCAAGGAACTGTTGTAGCAAATACAAATAATAAAACAACAGGTTTTATATATGAAGGTGCTACAGTTGAAAATGAGATAGATTATGAACTTCAAGGTGAAAAATCTATTCAGTTAAGTCTATATAAAAATTCTGCAAAAAATGCTGATTTAGTAGAGAAAAAAATAAATGAGGTATTTGGACAAAAACTTGCAACTGCTTTAGATACTAGAACTATTGAAGTTCAAAAACCAAATAATATGTCAATAGTAAGCTTTATTTCAAAAGTTGAAAATATAGAACTAGACTCAACATTTAGAAAAAAACTTATTATTGATGTAAATAGAGAATCTATTATTGCGGGTGGGGATATTGTTATTTCACCAATAGTAATAGCAAGAAATAACTTCACAATAAGAATTGATAAATCAGGATTAGGAGAAGTAGATTGGAATAATCCATCTATAAACAAAGGTGTTGATATTGGTGATAATGTTAAAATTGCTGATAAACCAGTAATTGATATAAACAATGCCATGATAAATACAAAAAAAGAGCCAACTGTATCTGATTTAGTTCGTTCTATGAAGGTAATGAAAGTTCCTATGAATGAGATTATAGATACTCTTAGAATGATTAAAGAGATGGGTGCGATTGATGTTGATATTGAATTAAGAGGATAATGAACTATGGCAGAATTTTTAAGTCAAGATGAGATAGACGCTCTTTTAGATATAGCTGAGCAAGGTGATGATATTGATGGTACAAATCCACTTGATAAATTTACAGCTAAAGAGAAAAATTACTCTATATATGACTTCAAAAAACCTAATAGAGTAACACTAGACCAGCTAAAAGCTCTTACAACAATGCATGATAAGATGTTAAGAGAGTTTACAAATGATTTAAGTTCGATGCTTAGAAAAGTTGTAGATGTAAAACTTACATCAATTGAACAGATGACTTATGGTGAGTTTATTTTATCTATTCCTCAAGTTACATCACTTAGTACACTATCTATGAAACCTCTTGATGGAAGAATAGTAATCGAGTGTAACCCTACAATTTCACATAAAGTTATAGCTGATTTGTTAGGAAGTGGTGCTGTAAACACTATGGATAATCTTGATAGAGAATTAACAGAAATAGAGATAAAAGTTCTTGAACATTTTTATAAAATGTTTATTAAAATTTTATATAAAACTTGGAGTGATGTTTCTAGTTTAAATTTTAAAATAGAATCAAGTGATACAAATGCAAATGCGATTCAAATAGTTTCAGACCACGATATAGTTTTACTTGTTGTTTTTGAAATAACTATTGATGAGGACTCAGGATTTTTATCTATTTGTTACCCTATTTCTTATATTGAACCCTTATTAAATAAAATTGTTGATAAAATTTTTAGTGAAGGTAAAAATAAAAAACTAAGCCGTAAACAAGATATAAAAACTCTAATTTCAGGTGCCAGAATGAAAATAGAACCAATTATGGCAGAGACAGAAATGACTACTTTAGAAATTTTAAATCTAAAAGAGGGAGATGTAATTGTATTTAATAAAAATGCTGCTTCATCTGATAGTATAGTTTATGTAAATAAAAAAGAGAAATTTTCTGCTGTTTGTGGTATTTCAAACAATAGAAAAGCAATTGAGATTAGATCAAATCTTGATAAAGAGAAACAAGAGACTCTTGAAACTCTTAGACTTATGAGAGAAGAGAGAGAACAAAAGGCAAAAGAGAATGCTGAAAATATTAAAAAATTAATAAATGAAAGAAGAAACTCTAATTTCTCTTAATAGGCTAAATTTAGCCTATTTTTGAATACTCTCTATACTCCAAGAGATAGTTTTACCTGCATACATTGGTACAACTTTTTCATCTTTATACTCATAAATATCAGGAACTATAAAATCTTTTTTTACTAGATTTATAGTTTTTGGCTCTAAATTTAATCCATAAATTTTTTTTGCATTATTTGATACAAAATCATTTAAATTTTCTAAACTATCATGTTTTTCAAAAAGTTCAACTAAAACTTGTAAAGCAATTGGTGATGTGAAAACTCCTGCTGCACAACCACAACACTCTTTTTTATGTTTTGGATGAGGAGCACTATCACTTCCAAACATAAGTTTTGGATGAGCTTTTAAAGCTGCATTTAAAAGTGCATTTCTATCTTCTGGTCTTTTTGCTATTGGTTTACAAAAAAGATGAGGATCTAGCATTCCACCTGCTACATCATCTAAAGTTATTAACAGATGATGTAAAGTAACTGTTGCATAAAGATTTGAATACTTATCAAGCAATTCAACTGCATCTTTTGTTGTGATATGCTCCATTATTATTTTTAAATTAGGAAAAGCAATAGCCAAACTTTCATAAATTGGCATAAACTCTTTTTCTCTATCCATTACAAAACCATTTGTTTCACCATGAATACAAAGAGGAATTCCAAGGCGGCTCATATTTTCTAAAGTAGGTCTTAAAACTTCAATATCCATAGAAGAAACTCCTGTTTCAGAGTTTGTAGTAATTCCTGCTGGATAAAGTTTAATTCCAATAATCTCATCTTTAATATCTTCTAAAAACTCAAAACTATAGTTATTTTGAAAAAACAGTGTCATATATGGAGTAAAATCATCACCTTTACAAGCTTCTATAATTCTTTTTTTATAAGATAATAAAGCATCTTTTGAAGTAACAGGAGGGACTAAATTTGGCATAACCAAAGCACCACTAAAACTATTTGATGTAAGAGGGGCAACAAGCCTAAGCATGTCGCCATCTCTTAAATGTAAGTGCATATCCAATGGTTCATTTAAAATAAATGTTTTTTCCATTTAAATAGCTTCCTCATCTTGTTCACCTGTTCTAATTCTTATGATTTTTTCAATAGATGAAACAAATATTTTACCATCACCAATATTTCCAGTCTTTGCAGCTTCTGTGATTACTGTTATTATTTTATCAACATCTTCATCAGCAACTATTAACTCTAATTTAATCTTTGGTAAAAAATCAACAACATATTCAGCACCTCTATATAGTTCGCTGTGCCCTTGTTGTCTTCCATAACCTTTAACATCTAATACAGTCATACCTGAAATTCCAGCTTGAGTTAATGCATCTTTAACATCTTCAAGTTTAAATGGTTTAATTATAGCTTCTATTTTTTTCAATATTAATCCTTTCTTTAATTCAATTATTTTAACAAAATTTTATTAAACTAATATTATTAGAATGCTCGTTTAAATTCTGGATAAGCTTCTAAACCGCACTCTTCAACATCTAAACCTTGCATCTCTTGATCTCGTTTTGCTCTTACTGGTATGATTTTATGTAAGATATACAACAATACATACGAACTTATAAAAACAAGTACTCCAACAAACACAACCCCTTTTAACTGTCCTAAGAATGTGATATCATCACCATTTGAAGCAAAAATTCCTACTGCTAATGTTCCCCAAATTCCATTTATTAAATGTACTGATAAAGCTCCAACAGGATCATCTATTCTTAATTTATCAAACATAAATACACCAAGAACAACCAGTATTCCACCAATTGCTCCTATTAAAATAGGAGAGTAAACACCAACTACATCAGCTGCTGCTGTAATTGAAACAAGACCTCCTAAACCACCATTTAAAATCATAGTGATATCAAATTTTTTGTACATAATATACATCATAATTGCCACTGCAATTGCACCTGCAAAACCAGCTGTATTTGTATTTAAGATTACTAATGAAACAAGATGTGCATCCTCTTTTGAAGCAATACTTCCTACACTTCCACCATTAAATCCAAACCAACCAATCCATAAAAGTAAAGCTCCCAAAGTAACCAAAGGGATATTTGAAGCAGGAATAACTCTAACTCCACCCTCTTTTGTATATCTTCCAGTTCTAGCTCCTACTATTAGTAAAGCAGCTAATAAAGCCCAACCACCAGTACTGTGTATAATTGTAGAACCTGCTAAGTCGTGCATTGATGATATATCTAAGACTGTATCTTTTAGGAAATTTGAACCCCAAGTTAAATTTACCACTAAAGGATATAAAACAGAACTCATAATTACTGTAAATATTGCTATTGGTATTACTCTAGCTCTTTCACTAATACCACCACTCATAACATTCATTGCCTTTCCAACGAAAGCCATCTGAAATAAAACTGTTGCATAATTTATATTTTCATCGTTTAGTCCTTCTCCAAATGCTAAAGAATAACCAACTAAAACGAATGCTAAAGATGCAATTGAAAAAATAAGAATATTGATAGTTAAGACAGCAGTAACATTTTTTGTTCTAACAATTCCAGCTTCCAACATAGCAAAGCCAGGATACATAAAAACAACTAAAGTCATTGCAAACAGTACGTAGAGTGTGTCAATAATATATGACATATCAGACATAGTTTCCATAAAGTAGTCCTTTTAGAGAGTAAAGTCTCCAGCGCTGGACGAGCAGAATTTTATCAAATAAAAAATTAAATAAAGATAAAAATATCTTACTTTTAGCTTAAAATTTAAATATTTATATATTTTAAATATTTTATGTATAGTTTCGTAACATTTATTGAGATATTTTTTAATTAATATTTAAATTACTTTGATTATTATATAATAAAAAAAATTTAGGAAATAAAAATTATGCTAGGATTGCTTGGTGCTAAAAAATTTTCAAATGATGATTTAATAAAAGAGCTTTTAAACCCTACTTTAAATCTTGAAAATTTAAACAAAATAAAAGAGAAATCAAAGATAGATTTAAACTCTTTATCTTTAAATGGTGAACCTATTTTAATAGCTTGTTGTAAAAAAGATTTATACAACTCTTGTTTATGGTTACTTGAAAACAAAATTGATTTAGAGCTTGAAAACAACCTAAAAGAGAGTGCAATATTTTATACAATATACTCAAAAGATAGTAAACTTCTTGAAACTTTATTAGAATTTGGTGCTAATTTAAACCATTTAAATAACAAAAATAGAACAGTTCTTCAAGAATCAATTCATAATGCAAATAAAAAAATAGTTAGATTTTTAATACAAAAAACAAACTCTTTTACAAATTGTGATAATAATGGAAATAATGTTCTTTTTGATGCTGTATCAAATGGAAATATGAATATCATAAAAAAAATAGTATCTTTAGAAAAAATTGATTTAAACCATAAAAATAAAATTGGAGATACGATTTTACATCTTGATAATTGTTACAAAAATCTTGATTTAGCTATGTATTTATTAAATCAAGGGGCAGATCCAACAATCCCAAATAACAAATCAATTAGCTATCTGTTTTTTGCTGCAACAAAAGGTTTAGAAGCTTTTTCTTTCATAAAAAGAGCAGCTGAACTAGGTTTTAACTTAAATATAAAAAATCATGAAAATAAAAATATCTTAATGAAAGCAGTTGAACACTTTTTAGAAATTCAAAATGAAGATGAAAAAGATAGTCAATCTGAATTAATCAAAGCTTTAGTACATCAAAATATAAATGTTCAAGCAATGGATAATAAAAATGAGACAATATTTTTTAATATAACAAGAAGTTTAGATAGAGATTTAATTCACTATTTATTAAATAATCTTGAAAAATTAAATTTAAATAGACAAAATTTAGAAGGTCTTACTGTTTTATCAATTTTAATATTAAATGGTATATCTAATATGGATTTAATTAAACTATATATTGAAAAAGGTGCAAATTTAGAGTTCAAAAATAGAGATAATGTTTGTGTAGTTGAAACTCTTATAAATATTATTTTACATTTAGAAAATGAACAAAATCTTGATTTAATTTATAAAGAAAATCTAAATCAGAATGCTCAATATAAAGATATTTTAGAGGCTTTAACAAAAAGCTATAATCTTGATTTCAACAGATTAAACTCTAAAAACAAACCACTATTTTTTGATAGCTTATTAAATTTTAACTTCTCCTTATTTAAAATTTTAAGAACAAAAAACTTGCAAATAAATTCAACTGATGTAAATGGTAATAATATTATTTTTCATCTTCTAGAGCTAGATTTGGAAAAAAGAGTTGAAAATAGAAGGGTTTTATTAAACACTATAAAAAATTTAATTGTTGCAGGAGTTGATATAAATGCAAAAAATGATAGAGGTATTACAGCTTTAGAGTTTGCAATTTTAAATGATAAAGATGATATTTTAAAGCTTCTTTTGGATTTAAGAGCAAACACAAATTTCGTAGATGAAAAAGGAAGAAACCTCATCCATACAACAATTTTTAAAGACAAAGAAAAATATATTAAAATCATATCTCAATACAACAATACTATTATAAATCAAGCAGATAGTTTTGGGGCAAAACCTATAAATTATGCAGCTTTTATGGGTAAAAAAAGTGTTGTTTTAGAACTTATTGATTTAGGAGCATCAATAAATAATGCAAATAAAAAATCACCAAATATATTGGAATTTCTAAAAAGGTATCACAAAAATATTTTAAACTTAAGCTCTGGCGTTGATGATTCAAACAACAAATCAAACCTAAATAAACTAGCTGAAAATATGATTTTAGAGTTTGAAATAGATATTTCAAAACAATGATTAAATCTTTTGATATAAAAAACTTTAAAGATAAAAGTAGTTTTGAAGTATCAAAAATATTTAAAAAAAATTATATAGATTATAAAAATAGTGCAAATACAAGCAATAGTAAACTCTTTTTCAAACAAAATACAAAAAATATAGATAAATTCTTATTTCAAATTTTCTCTTATTTAAGTCTGAATAGTTTTAAACATAACTCATTTGTTAGCTTTGTTGCATTAGGTTCTTATGCAAGAGTAGAGTTATGTTTACACTCTGATATTGATGTTATGATTTTATACAAAAATAGTAAATCTTATGATATTTTGAAAATAATAGAAAAATTTGTAGCCTTTGCTTGGGATTGTGGATTAAATCTTGGATTAAGAGTTGTGAATATTGATAATATTGATGAAATGTATGATTTGGCAAAAAATGATATTACTATTAAAACTTCACTTCTTGAATCAAGATATATTTTTGGTTCAAAGAAGATTTATGAAGATTTTGAATTGTTTGTTAAAAATCTAAGACAAATAGATAAAAAAGCTTTTGTACAAGAACAACTAACTACTCACACTCAAAGATTACAAAAATATCCACTAAATATGCAAGTAAACTTAAAAGATGGATATGGTGGAATAAGAGAAGCAAATATGCTTTTTTGGATTTTAAATGTTGTATATGATGTTCAAAAAGCAAAAGAACTTGTAGGTACGAAATTAAATTATGATTCTTATAAAAAGTTTACAA
Above is a genomic segment from Aliarcobacter cryaerophilus containing:
- a CDS encoding flagellar hook-associated protein FlgK; the encoded protein is MFSTLSVSQTGLNTSKYAIENVSNNQANRNTPGYKKRVADLSEIRLNGVHITGQGVNFGGISRVTSQYMYDKFMQESTKANYLDKSSNMLGGIEKIFAETDSSGFSVDLNRYFQSVESLRTNPSSEVNRSYMKTQGAVIVESLQNLYSSIEKQAQIEKVELKTDVKKVNQILKEIADVNVKIEKYDPSVNDLLDKRDLLELELSKFVDVDINRDAGFYEIKIGGVVAVSNNIFHKEIEIEDRLTPQIDKFNHIRQNADGSSTVFDSLKYNSDFTAKALYDVDDTITYKLNNEFSVSVKIGETITGNWDGDPNTPDTTMTVDNDNLTRAFMVKINSDPNMSKLVTAHNGEYTLDASGNKIPMYPNSDNYLKIESNLPGVDNEFIGRFSIERKTGVNVDGRETIYKNDKESKIGQTDTVLTILDQDLNLKSGSMRAQVENLSTSNPNNKFQKYLDQLNQFAQTLADVNSSYIRVGENNYVYGRDGSEAHNTAPFPPNGGDIVNMNLFSGSSVKTLKFDKNAVNDLNQQNLDYLATLQWKDNLSFKGGAQNPNDVNSTSFVEFYRNLKVGVSTDKEEANYGFEVQDAIANNLGTAYNEVVKVNSDDEMIDLMKFQAAFSANAQVISAVDEMIQTLLGMKR
- a CDS encoding flagellar basal body L-ring protein FlgH, yielding MKNILFLFIISLLFTSCGALTEPKIDFTKPPQQVTKEPPVVRKNKGSLYSVQGTSLFADKKDLQVGDIIQVVISEGITQKSDNKRELTSDRKNEFGGGMFASMGGNPLNSTVGRVTDKANSVFGVNFNTESSDSDKGKVKTQVNENFDTKISAIIDETYQNGNYFIKGNKEVIIDGQKQEIVITGVIRPYDITSDNSINSSQIANLKMLYKKDGAEADLLQVPWGTKILRAIWPF
- a CDS encoding flagellar basal body-associated FliL family protein; this encodes MADENEVVKKTSDGKGLLIVLLVLVIVLIMAVAGGTYFLLSKISNSNQGSNNNTEEVAKASSSSASGSEAKFKADVNELVLNLTDSKGREKIMKLSFSIRSSDPLIATIVQDYLAEITDVVITQISSRSSEELLTVGGKNLLKDELISEINNVINFVTKSNSNVVSNILFTTFVIK
- a CDS encoding flagellar biosynthetic protein FliQ; this translates as MDLLAIAQNTVKIILLVGMPSLMISMIIGLIISIFSAVTQVNDAALSFVPKMIFVSAFILFTLPWVGEHIETFTIELWNMILIFGK
- a CDS encoding flagellar basal body P-ring protein FlgI — protein: MKIFIIISLLICSLFSQTIKDISNVIGIRDNQLIGYGLIVGLPGTGDKSKFTMQSLQNLLTNSYIKIPAGSINSKNIAAVMVTADLPAFSRQGDKIKVTVSTIGDAKSIDFGELLMTQLKGVDGNVYAVAQGTVVANTNNKTTGFIYEGATVENEIDYELQGEKSIQLSLYKNSAKNADLVEKKINEVFGQKLATALDTRTIEVQKPNNMSIVSFISKVENIELDSTFRKKLIIDVNRESIIAGGDIVISPIVIARNNFTIRIDKSGLGEVDWNNPSINKGVDIGDNVKIADKPVIDINNAMINTKKEPTVSDLVRSMKVMKVPMNEIIDTLRMIKEMGAIDVDIELRG
- the fliM gene encoding flagellar motor switch protein FliM, translating into MAEFLSQDEIDALLDIAEQGDDIDGTNPLDKFTAKEKNYSIYDFKKPNRVTLDQLKALTTMHDKMLREFTNDLSSMLRKVVDVKLTSIEQMTYGEFILSIPQVTSLSTLSMKPLDGRIVIECNPTISHKVIADLLGSGAVNTMDNLDRELTEIEIKVLEHFYKMFIKILYKTWSDVSSLNFKIESSDTNANAIQIVSDHDIVLLVVFEITIDEDSGFLSICYPISYIEPLLNKIVDKIFSEGKNKKLSRKQDIKTLISGARMKIEPIMAETEMTTLEILNLKEGDVIVFNKNAASSDSIVYVNKKEKFSAVCGISNNRKAIEIRSNLDKEKQETLETLRLMREEREQKAKENAENIKKLINERRNSNFS